The genomic stretch GGCAGCGCAAAGCGCTTGCCTTTCGCGCCGGCCGCAAGTAAAAACGCACCCATGCTGGCCGCCATGCCGATGCAGATGGTCGAGACGTCGCATTTGACAAACTGCATGGTATCGTAGATTGCAAAACCCGCGGTGACTGATCCGCCCGGGCTGTTGATATACAATTGAATATCCTTTTCGGGATCTTGTCCCTCAAGATACAGCATTTGCGCCACCACGAGGCCGGCTGTCACTTCGTTAACTTCTTCGCCCAGCATGATGATGCGGTCGTTGAGAAGCCGCGAATAGATGTCGAAACTGCGCTCACCGCGCGAGGTTTGTTCAATGACCATTGGGACCAAACTCATACGAATACCTCCATCGTTCGTTCTCTCTATTTTTAACGTTCCCGCTTTGGGTTATTCCGCCTTTTCCGCTGCAGGTTCTTTCTCCGCAGTTTCTTTTTTGGCCGCGGTCTTCTTTGCCGGGGCTTTTTTGGGCTTTTCTTCGGTTTTCTTCTCTTCGGCGGGTTTCAGAATAGCCGAGTTTTTGACGAATTCATACGCTTTCAACGTCTTCATATCTTCTCGCATATCCTCAGCGGTGACGACCTTTTTCAATTCGTCGACGTTTCGGCCGTATTTTTCAGCTTCTTTGACAAACTCGGCTTCGATCTCTTCGTCGGTGACTTTGATTTTCTCGAGTTCCGCGATCTTTTCAAGTGCAAGCGTGCTCTTGACACGAGATTCACCCTGTTTTCTGAATTGAGCGCGCAGCTCATCGATGCCCATTCCTGTCAGCTGCATATAGTGTTCGAGCGAGATGCCCTGCATACGCATCCGGTATTCAAAATCCTGCATGGCTTTATCTGCGGCGGTATCGTACATGACCTCCGGAATGTTGCCTTTGACCAGTTCGCAAAGCTTT from Oscillospiraceae bacterium encodes the following:
- the clpP gene encoding ATP-dependent Clp endopeptidase proteolytic subunit ClpP, with amino-acid sequence MSLVPMVIEQTSRGERSFDIYSRLLNDRIIMLGEEVNEVTAGLVVAQMLYLEGQDPEKDIQLYINSPGGSVTAGFAIYDTMQFVKCDVSTICIGMAASMGAFLLAAGAKGKRFALPNSEIMIHQPAGGAQGQASDIKIHAEHILRTRENINRILAERTGKPIEVIARDTDRDNFMTAQQALEYGLIDKVMVKR